A window of Bacillota bacterium genomic DNA:
ACCATACCCTCAACATTGAACGGTTATGGGCACCCCATTCAGGAAAATGAAATATGGGATTTATAGAACTTTTAATGGAGTTTTCTATCTGAAGTTTTTCATAGTTGTTTAAAATTCCGCTTTTTCTGATATATAAATATCCATAAATATATGGTTGAAGAGAAAATGCAGGTTCAACTGACGGAAGGCCTTTTTGGTATTCGGGGTGCTGTTTTATTTTTTCTTCAGGGTATATCTTTTTTAATCCTTCCACCTCAAGAAGGCATTTCTTTGCCCAGATGGCGTGTTCTTCCTTACCATTTAGAGAATACATAAATCCTTCAATGTGGGCCTGTATGGGAATATGAGCCGGAGAACAGTATCCAAAAACATAATTTGGGTCAAAGTTATTTTTCCATTTTTCAAGATCCTCATTATATCTTGTTCTACCTTGCTCAACAGCTTTTTCAATATAATTAAGGTACTGTTTCTTTGTTGCCATACCCAACACTCCTATAATAAAAATAATTATGTCCATTGATAATTATAATTGATTTTATATCTAAACTACAATATGAGTATCTTAACTTTTTCTGTGTTTTTTTAATTTGTTGTTTGAACGAAGCAAACGCAAAAAGGTATGTAAAAGTTATATAAAAAGTGTTATACTGTTTTTGTAATAGTGAAAGGAGGGGCGAATATGACGCCAAAAGAAAGGGCAGTGGCAGCTCTAACACTAAATGTTCCGGATATGGTACCTACATTTGAATTAGAGTTTCAGCTTGAAGAAGAAATGTTCGGCAGACGGTTTTTGAGGCAGGATGACCTTAAAGATACATCTCCAAAAGAGAGGGAAAAACTATTAAAAGAAAATGCCGAATATATGGTTGAAGTATATGAGAATCTTGAATATTCTATAATACCTGTACACTATTTTGATTTTGAAGGTATAAAAGATACTGCCCGGTATATACGTAAATTAGTTGGTGACAAATTTATGCTTACAACCCATGGTGACGGCACTTTTGCCCTACCCGACGGCAACGAAATGTATGATTTCGCCTATGCTATTGCAGATGACCCTGAAGGATTGAAAGCCAGGGCAGAAAAGATGGCAAGAGATGCAATTGCACGGAATAAACAACTTGCAGAAGCAGGGTTCGACTGTCTCATTCTGTGTGCCGATTATTGCTACAATTCGGGTCCTTTTCTCTCGCCTGAAATGTTCGGCGAATATATACAGCCTTACCTTTATAAAATAATTGATGAGGCAAGGAAAGATGGGCTTTACACAATTAAACATACTGACGGAAATATTATGCCAATCTTGGACCAATTAGTAGAATGCAGGCCTCACGCCATACATTCCCTTGATCCAATGGCGAAGGTAGATATAAAAGAGGTAAAGAGGCTGGTTGGAGGTAAAGTCTGTCTCTGTGGCAATGTTAACTGCGCCCTTATGCAGACAGGGACAGATGAAGAGGTTATCAAAAGTGCTGAATACTGCCTTACTTATGGTAAGCCCGGAGGAGGTTATATTTTTTCTACCAGTAATGTACCTTTCAAAGGATTGCCTCCCGAGAGGTATAAACTGATACTTGACGTTTGGAGAAGAATGCGCAAATATTAGTTATACAGTTATACCGGCGATTCTTTATCCAGCTTGTTATGTTTGAACGTCCTCTTCTTACTTGCATAATCTTCAACGATATGTCCATTACCTATTAGCTTATATTTATATATTACCATGCCTTCAAGACCTACAGGTCCTCTAGCATGGATTTTGTTTGTACTTATTCCCACTTCTGCACCAAAGCCATAGCGGAACCCGTCACTAAAACGAGTTGAGCAGTTCCAGAATACGTTACCGGAATCAACCAATCCCATAAACAGGGAAGCAGCTTCTTTGCTCCTTGTAATGATTGAATCGGTATGTCCCGAACCATAAGTGTTAATGTGAGTAATTGCTTCGTGAATATCTTTGACAACCCTAATAGATAATTTATAGTCTAAATACTCTGTTTTCCAGTCATCTTCGCTTGCTTCGCCCACAGGTATTACAGCCCTGGTTTTATCACACCCTACCAGTGTTACTCCCTTTTTATCCAACTCATATTTTAATGCAGGTAAAAACTTAGCTGCTATTTTTTCATGTACCAAAAGGGTTTCTGTAGCATTGCATACAGCTACATATTGCGTTTTGGAATCAACAACTATTTTAATAGCCATATTCAAATCTGCATCTTCATGTACGTAGCAGTGGCAAATGCCGTCAGCATGTCCTAATACCGGGATCCTGGAATTATCCATTATATAGCGGACAAATTCGTTGGAACCCCGGGGTATAATTAAATCTATATATTCGTCCAATTTTAACATTTCGCTTACATCAGCCCTGGTCTCCAACAGTTGAATCCAACCTTCGGCTACACCTGCCTCTTTTGTTGCCCTGGAAATAATTTCTGTGAGTATGCGGTTAGTTTCTTTTGCTTCTGATCCGCCCTTTAACAAAACGCTGTTGCCGCTTTTTAGGCATAAAGTTGATATTTGTACTAATGCGTCCGGCCTGGACTCAAAAATAACCCCTATAACACCTATAGGGCAGCTCACTTTATATAATTCAAGCCCTTCATCCAATTGGTTAGCCATAAGAGTCTTACCAACAGGATCTTCCAACTTTATCAAACTGTAAATCCCGTCAATTACATCATCTATTTTTTTTTCATCAAAATTCAGCCGTTTCAATAACGGTGCAGAAATGTTCTCTTTGCTGCTTCTTTCCAAATCCAATTTGTTTATCCTGATTATATCCTCTTTTCTGTCCAGTAATGCTTCAGCTATTGCTTTTAAAGCCTTATTCTTCAATCCTGTATCACAAGCTGCCAGCTTAATTGACGCTTCCCTCGCCCTATAAGCCATTTCAGCTATTTTCATAGCATTCTCCCCTTTATTTTCATCACTTATTTGACGCTGTCATTATATCTTTTGTTAAATACTATTCTAATATTTTTTTTGAACATAATCAATTTGTTTCTCGAAACAGGGCGCATTTAATAAACGATTTTATTCTGTAAACTTACCTGTTTGACTTTTCATGCTCAAGCAGCCACTTTTTTCTCCACAATCCTCCTCCATAACCTGTAAGATTTCCATCACTGCCTATAACACGGTGGCAAGGAACTATAATACTTATAGGGTTCCTATTATTTGCATTACCTACGGCCCTGGCTGCCTTTTTGTTTCCTATCTTTTCAGCTATTTTGCCATAACTGACAGTCTCTCCATAGGGAATTTCTGTCAAGGCAGACCATACTTTTTTTTGAAAGTCAGTCCCGTTAAGTTTAATATCTAACGTAAAGTTCTTGCGTTTTCCTGCAAAATACTCATGGAGCTGTTTTATACATTCTTCTGCATATGCTATACATGAATTTTCATATGTGTTTATATATGAGTTAATGTCATCAATAAAATTTACCGATAAAATGTTTTTATCAGTACATACTATCTCAATTATTCCTATTGGAGATTGGTAATAGGTTTTATATACTGGTTCCAAGTACATCACACCCTTTTAAATTAGAATTTTGAAAATCGCAAAATTATTCTAGTAATACAGTGCTTATTGTGGTATAAATATATAGTACAGGCAATTAGATTTGAAATCAAGTCAGAAAGAGGGTAATTATGAAATACAGGTCCTATGGTAAAACAGGTGAAAAGCTATCTATAATTGGTTTTGGCGGAATTATAGTAATGAATGAGTCACAGCAGGATGCAAACAATTTTGTTGCTGAGGCAATTGAAAAAGGAGTAAATTATTTTGATGTTGCTCCAAGCTATGGCAATGCAGAAGAGCGTTTGGGACCAGCGCTTGTTGGGAAAAGAAACAGTATTTTTCTAGCCTGCAAAACCGAAAAACGCAGTAAACAAGAAGCTGAAGAAGCACTATATGGGTCACTAAAGAGACTTAAAACAGACTATTTTGATCTATACCAGTTGCATAGTGTATCAACAATGGAAGATGCTAAAAAAGTATTGGAGCCAGATGGAGCGCTTGAGACTTTAGTAAAAGCAAGGGATAAGGGATTAATAAGGCATATAGGTTTTTCCACACATTCAGAGGAAACAGCAATAGAATTAATGGACCAATTTGATTTTGAATCTGTACTTTTCCCCCTTAACTGGGTAAATATGTTTCACAGTGGTTTCGGCGAAAAAATAATAGAAAAGGCCCTTAAGAAAGAGATTACCATGCTGGCTTTGAAAGGAATGGCTAAAACCTTGTGGAAAGAACGTAATGAGCGGAAATATGAAAAGTGTTGGTACGAACCCATTGACGATGAAGAATTAGCAAAACTTGCCATAAGGTATACACTTTCAAAGCCAATAACATCTGCAATTACTCCCGGATATATGAAGTTTTTAAGGTGGGCCATAGATGCGGCACAAGATTTCAAACCTTTATCAAAAGAAGAAGAAAAAGAATTATCTATTATGAGTAAAAATATAACACCTGTTTTTTCATAATTATTCATAATTATTCGGAATTATTTGTAATTTATTGGTATATTTAGTTTGTTATTGACATTTTTGTATTTTATGTTATACTTAAAGAGCAGCTTGTTATTATATGACCTTGTATGTGGATGAAGCTGAATTAAATTTGTTTTCAATATTGAATAAAGTAGCGAGAGGTGCGCAATTATGAGTAATGAAGAGAAAATGTTAAATATTCTATTAACAATGCAGGCTGATATGGATAGTATAAAGTCTGATGTGTCTTCCTTGAAGGATGGTCAAATCCGCCTTGAAGAAAAGCTTGTTTCTGTTGAAGAAAGACTTGGTTCTGTAGAGGGAAGACTTGAGTCCGTGGAGGGAAGACTTGAGTCTGTTGAAAAAAGACTTGACTCCGTTGAAGAAAAGCTCAATTCTATTTATGAGCAAACAGCTATACTTACCGAGTTCCGAACCGAAGTACTGCAAAAATTTGAAGAGATTGATAATACCCTGAGATCAGTTGCAGAAATAACCGGTTCCCACGAAATTCAGCTTCGTAATATTCGGAGAATGGTAATTTGACAAATAATAAAGCCTTTTATTCCGAGTAATGTACGGGACAAAAGGCTTCTCTTCATCTTTTTTGGTTTTATTGAAGTTTTTCTTACCTTATATTTAATATTTATCTTGCTGCTTTACTCTCCGTCCATATTCTGTCATATTCCTTTACGACATCTGAAAGTGCTTCAAATACTTCACAGTTCCTTAAATCTTCATCTGTAGGGTAAGCCGTCCTGTCATTGAGCACTTCGGGGTCAAGCATTTTCTTTGCTTCTGTATGAGGGGTAGAATATCCTATATAATCAGTATTTCTAAAAGCAATATCCGGTTCACACATGAAATTAATGAACTGCTCCGCTTCCTTTTTATTTTTGCTTCCTTTAAGGATTACCATAGCATCAAACCATAAATTGCTCCCCTCTTTTGGAATTACATACTCTAAATCCGGATTTTCTCTCTTCATAAAAACGGCGTCTCCTGACCAAACTACTGCTAATGCAGCCTGGCCTGCTATCATGCTGTCTTTAATGTCATCGCCCATGTAAGACAACACCAGAGGTTTTTGCCTTATTAATGCATCCTTCGCTTCTTCCAATTCATTAATATTTCTGGTGTTGAGTGAATACCCCAGCATTTTGAGGGTTATTCCTATGGAATCCCTGCTGCTGTCCAGCATAAATATCTGCTTTTCATACTTTTCATCCCATAAAATTTTCCAGCTGTCAACGGGCTCATTTACCATTGTTTTATTGTATATGATTCCGACAGTACCCCACATATAAGGCACTGAATACTCATTATCAGGGTCATATGCAAGATTTTTAAAGCGCTCATCTATATATTTGTAGTTGGGTATATTGTTGAAATCTATCTTTTCCAGCATATCCTCCTTTATCATTCTTTCAATCATATAATCCGAAGGAAATGCCACATCATAATCACTTCCTCCGCCTTTTAATTTTACATACATTTCTTCATTGGTGGCAAAAGTATCGTAAATTACATCAATATTATACCTTTTTTCAAATTCTTCAATAACACTCTCATCAATATAATCTCCCCAGTTATACACTTTAAGTTTTGCCTTCCCCGTACCGCCACACCCTGCGAAAAGCCCAATAACCACCGTTATAATTAGAACTACTCCCAAGATTTTAATGCTATTTTTCATCTTATCTTACACTCTCCTTT
This region includes:
- a CDS encoding glutamate-5-semialdehyde dehydrogenase; translation: MKIAEMAYRAREASIKLAACDTGLKNKALKAIAEALLDRKEDIIRINKLDLERSSKENISAPLLKRLNFDEKKIDDVIDGIYSLIKLEDPVGKTLMANQLDEGLELYKVSCPIGVIGVIFESRPDALVQISTLCLKSGNSVLLKGGSEAKETNRILTEIISRATKEAGVAEGWIQLLETRADVSEMLKLDEYIDLIIPRGSNEFVRYIMDNSRIPVLGHADGICHCYVHEDADLNMAIKIVVDSKTQYVAVCNATETLLVHEKIAAKFLPALKYELDKKGVTLVGCDKTRAVIPVGEASEDDWKTEYLDYKLSIRVVKDIHEAITHINTYGSGHTDSIITRSKEAASLFMGLVDSGNVFWNCSTRFSDGFRYGFGAEVGISTNKIHARGPVGLEGMVIYKYKLIGNGHIVEDYASKKRTFKHNKLDKESPV
- a CDS encoding methylated-DNA--[protein]-cysteine S-methyltransferase, giving the protein MYLEPVYKTYYQSPIGIIEIVCTDKNILSVNFIDDINSYINTYENSCIAYAEECIKQLHEYFAGKRKNFTLDIKLNGTDFQKKVWSALTEIPYGETVSYGKIAEKIGNKKAARAVGNANNRNPISIIVPCHRVIGSDGNLTGYGGGLWRKKWLLEHEKSNR
- a CDS encoding aldo/keto reductase produces the protein MKYRSYGKTGEKLSIIGFGGIIVMNESQQDANNFVAEAIEKGVNYFDVAPSYGNAEERLGPALVGKRNSIFLACKTEKRSKQEAEEALYGSLKRLKTDYFDLYQLHSVSTMEDAKKVLEPDGALETLVKARDKGLIRHIGFSTHSEETAIELMDQFDFESVLFPLNWVNMFHSGFGEKIIEKALKKEITMLALKGMAKTLWKERNERKYEKCWYEPIDDEELAKLAIRYTLSKPITSAITPGYMKFLRWAIDAAQDFKPLSKEEEKELSIMSKNITPVFS
- a CDS encoding spermidine/putrescine ABC transporter substrate-binding protein, which codes for MKNSIKILGVVLIITVVIGLFAGCGGTGKAKLKVYNWGDYIDESVIEEFEKRYNIDVIYDTFATNEEMYVKLKGGGSDYDVAFPSDYMIERMIKEDMLEKIDFNNIPNYKYIDERFKNLAYDPDNEYSVPYMWGTVGIIYNKTMVNEPVDSWKILWDEKYEKQIFMLDSSRDSIGITLKMLGYSLNTRNINELEEAKDALIRQKPLVLSYMGDDIKDSMIAGQAALAVVWSGDAVFMKRENPDLEYVIPKEGSNLWFDAMVILKGSKNKKEAEQFINFMCEPDIAFRNTDYIGYSTPHTEAKKMLDPEVLNDRTAYPTDEDLRNCEVFEALSDVVKEYDRIWTESKAAR